One window of the Xiphophorus couchianus chromosome 12, X_couchianus-1.0, whole genome shotgun sequence genome contains the following:
- the smtnb gene encoding smoothelin isoform X6: MVLVLDHLEKDDTSGPMLIQPQREAMTPESDSLLSDRTRSNSTASDRSGTSVHSMSNQDSVASERSLGSNQRSRLDSGASDRSQSSSQRGRLDSAASERSISSLSSARQRLGSDVSDSCVRPRLGSGNKDGMGALSRQRMDSVTSSMSLSSEVKAPTEDVERPVSGSVGSTDSESETSPTNIQTQSDQDRSHDQDQPDGAVLSRRDPANGLLNGHTQGKLNFKIQKITANGNLTFSHGKTKETAPEKKDFTLEQLSRTNSVRDRMRKFTEASQNPPALKKTPLRNGTISGLTNLSRAAELFAQTSASPGMSGDTPARPRVGSVSNIAASQSPAAPQPLKGVADRPLSSTGQSQGFLGGTRLEKDMPTSAEPEEERTPGRAAETQVPEGEEDPDMKTFLTIEIKDGRTTTSTSSSSSSSTQRGNMMPITNMTPRITTLGQRPELTLGLRAAPFKISSSTFSSGSSIKMETEPVVASELMFSAGPSLIVARQVPAIPNGSSTQTKLVESSGKLTAEKLAAIEDEELLDKMLDESKDFEERKMIRAAMRDLRKRKREAMLGCSQEEMGMTDQREKERDTRLQELRLQRDERGQKGRAGPGAGEVVMRKMEKSADGSTLSQVTKTNRFAQSDDGSKSTRSTVVETSFVQKTGRGTVQSKSYSFTSSSSSNTSKKVGSVFDREDDTSPRGGSGGLSAIDRRQAERRKELMRAQTMPKTSAMQTRKAMIEKLEKEGGGPGNQAVAKINKVQRSTSFGVPNANTIKQMLLDWCRAKTRSYEHVDIQNFSSSWSNGMAFCALVHNFFPDAFDYDSLSPSNRRQNFEVAFSAAETYANCMPLLEVEDMMIMGNKPDSKCVFTYVQSLVNHLRRYEMSMGRPCDL, encoded by the exons ATGGTTTTGGTTCTTGATCATTTGGAAAAAGATGACACTTCTGGGCCTATGTTGATCCAGCCTCAGAGAGAAGCTATGACTCCAGAGTCTGACTCGTTACTGTCCGACCGGACAAGGTCGAACTCCACGGCTTCGGACCGTAGCGGGACTTCTGTGCACTCCATGTCCAATCAGGATTCTGTTGCCTCGGAGAGGAGTCTGGGCTCCAACCAGCGATCCCGGCTGGACTCTGGAGCCTCAGACAGGAGCCAGAGTTCATCGCAGCGCGGTCGCCTCGACTCCGCCGCCTCGGAGCGCAGCATCAGCTCCCTGTCGTCTGCCAGGCAGAGGCTGGGATCGGATGTCTCGGATTCATGTGTCAGACCCCGTCTGGGGTCCGGGAACAAAGATGGCATGGGCGCGTTATCTAGACAACGGATGGACTCTGTGACCTCCAGCATGAGTTTGTCTTCTGAGGTCAAAGCTCCAACGGAGGATGTAGAGAGACCAGTGAGTGGTTCTGTTGGCAGCACTGACTCAGAATCTGAAACAAGTCCAACCAACATCCAGACTCAGAGCGACCAGGACCGCAGTCATGACCAGGACCAACCGGATGGGGCCGTTTTATCTCGAAGAGATCCTGCAAACGGGCTCCTTAATGGGCACACTCAGGGAAAGTTGAACTTCAAGATTCAAAAG aTAACAGCTAATGGAAATCTGACATTTAGTCATGGAAAGACCAAGGAAACTG caCCTGAAAAGAAAGACTTTACATTGGAGCAGCTCAGCCGCACCAACTCTGTTCGAGACAGAATGCGCAAGTTCACAGAAGCCAGCCAAAATCCCCCCGCGCTGAAGAAGACCCCTCTGAGAAACGGGACCATCTCTGGCCTGACGAATCtctccagagctgcagagctGTTTGCACAAACATCAGCATCCCCCGGCATGTCTGGAGACACGCCAGCCAGGCCACGTGTAGGCTCAGTGTCCAACATCGCTGCGTCCCAGAGCCCAGCTGCACCTCAGCCCCTCAAAGGAGTGGCTGATAGACCTCTGTCTTCAACCGGCCAATCGCAGGGCTTCCTGGGCGGGACGAGGCTTGAGAAAGATATGCCTACCTCGGCTGAGCCAGAGGAAGAGCGGACCCCAGGGAGAGCAGCTGAGACGCAGGTCCCTGAGGGAGAGGAAGACCCCGACATGAAGACTTTCCTCACGATTGAGATCAAGGATGGCCGCACCACCACatccacatcatcatcatcatcctcgtCAACGCAGAGAGGCAACATGATGCCCATCACCAACATGACGCCGCGCATCACCACTCTGGGACAGAGGCCAG AGCTGACCCTTGGCCTAAGAGCAGCGCCATTCAAGATCTCCTCGTCTACCTTCTCCAGCGGATCCTCCATCAAG ATGGAGACAGAACCTGTCGTTGCCTCGGAGCTGATGTTTTCGGCCGGACCGTCCCTGATAGTTGCGCGTCAAGTCCCCGCCATCCCCAATGGCTCCAGTACTCAGACGAAACTTGTAGAGAGCTCTGGAAAACTGACGGCCGAAAAGCTCGCCGCCATCGAGGATGAGGAGCTCCTGGACAAGATG CTCGATGAGTCCAAAGATTTCGAGGAGAGGAAGATGATCCGTGCCGCCATGAGAGATCTTCGCAAGAGAAAGAGAG AGGCCATGCTGGGATGTAGCCAGGAGGAAATGGGTATGACAG ACCAAAGAGAGAAGGAGCGTGACACTCGTCTGCAGGAGCTGCGACTGCAGAGAGACGAGAGGGGACAGAAAGGTcgtgctggacccggagctggGGAGGTGGTGATGAGAAAGATGGAAAAGTCAGCCGATGGTTCAACCCTCAGCCAAGTGACTAAGACAAACCGTTTTGCTCAGTCTg ATGATGGGAGCAAATCAACACGCAGCACGGTTGTAGAGACCAGTTTTGTGCAGAAAACAGGCA GGGGAACAGTCCAGTCAAAATCATACAGCTTCACCTCGTCCTCATCCtcaaacacaagcaaaaaaGTTGGCAG tgtttttgatcGCGAGGACGACACGTCGCCTCGAGGCGGCAGCGGCGGTTTGTCTGCCATCGATCGACGGCAGGCAGAGAGGCGCAAGGAGCTGATGAGGGCCCAGACGATGCCCAAGACGTCCGCCATGCAGACTCGGAAAGCCATGATAGAGAAGCTGGAGAAGGAGGGCGGAGG CCCTGGAAACCAGGCAGTAGCCAAGATAAACAAGGTGCAGCGCTCCACCAGCTTTGGTGTACCAAACGCAAACACCATCAAGCAGATGCTGCTTGACTGGTGTCGTGCCAAGACGCGCTCCTATGAG CACGTGGACATCCAGAACTTTTCTTCCAGCTGGAGTAACGGTATGGCGTTTTGTGCCCTGGTGCACAATTTCTTCCCTGACGCCTTTGACTACGACTCCCTGAGCCCCAGCAACCGGAGGCAAAACTTCGAGGTGGCCTTCAGCGCCGCAGA GACCTACGCCAACTGCATGCCTTTGCTAGAAGTGGAGGACATGATGATCATGGGTAACAAACCGGACTCCAAATGCGTCTTCACCTACGTGCAGTCTCTGGTGAACCACCTTCGCAGATACGAGATGTCCATGGGCCGCCCCtgcgacctctga